A genomic window from Zingiber officinale chloroplast, complete genome includes:
- the ndhB gene encoding NADH-plastoquinone oxidoreductase subunit 2 yields the protein MIWHVQNENFILDSTRIFMKAFHLLLFHGSFIFPECILIFGLILLLMIDSTSDQKDRPWFYFISSTSLVISITALLFRWREEPIISFSGNLQTNNFNEIFQFLILLCSTLCIPLSVEYIECTEMAITEFMLFVLTATLGGMFLCGANDLITIFVASECFSLCSYLLSGYTKRDVRSNEATMKYLLMGGASSSILVYGFSWLYGSSGGEIELQEIVNGLINTQMYNSPGILIALISITVGIGFKLSPAPFHQWTPDVYEGSPTPVVAFLSVTSKVAASASATRIFDIPFYFSSNEWHLLLEILAILSMILGNLIAITQTSMKRMLAYSSIGQIGYVIIGIIVGDSNDGYASMITYMLFYISMNLGTFACIVLFGLRTGTDNIRDYAGLYTKDPFLALSSALCLLSLGGLPPLAGFFGKLHLFWCGWQAGLYFLVSIGLLTSVVSIYYYLKVIKLLMTGRNQEITPYVRNYKRSPLRSNNSIELSMTVCVIASTIPGISMNPILAIAQDTLF from the exons ATGATCTGGCATGTACAGAATGAAAACTTCATTCTCGATTCTACGAGAATTTTTATGAAAGCGTTTCATTTGCTTCTCTTCCATGGAAGTTTCATTTTCCCAGAATGTATCCTAATTTTTGGCCTAATTCTTCTTCTGATGATCGATTCAACCTCTGATCAAAAGGATAGACCTTGGTTCTATTTCATCTCTTCAACAAGTTTAGTAATAAGCATAACAGCCCTATTGTTCCGATGGAGAGAAGAACCTATAATTAGCTTTTCGGGAAATTTACAAACGAACAATTTCAACGAAATCTTTCAATTTCTTATTTTACTATGTTCAACTCTATGTATTCCTCTATCCGTAGAGTACATTGAATGTACAGAAATGGCTATAACAGAGTTTATGTTATTCGTATTAACAGCTACTCTAGGAGGAATGTTTTTATGTGGTGCTAACGATTTAATAACTATCTTTGTAGCTTCAGAATGTTTCAGTTTATGTTCCTACCTATTGTCTGGATATACCAAGAGAGATGTACGGTCTAATGAGGCTACTATGAAATATTTACTCATGGGTGGGGCAAGCTCTTCTATTCTGGTTTATGGTTTCTCTTGGCTATATGGTTCATCTGGGGGGGAGATCGAGCTTCAAGAAATAGTAAATGGTCTTATCAATACACAAATGTATAACTCCCCAGGAATTTTAATTGCGCTTATATCCATCACTGTAGGAATTGGGTTCAAGCTTTCCCCAGCCCCTTTTCATCAATGGACTCCTGACGTATACGAAGGA TCTCCCACTCCAGTCGTTGCTTTTCTTTCTGTTACTTCGAAAGTAGCTGCTTCAGCTTCAGCCACGCGAATTTTCGATATTCCTTTTTATTTCTCATCAAACGAATGGCATCTTCTTCTGGAAATCCTAGCTATTCTTAGCATGATATTGGGGAATCTCATTGCTATTACTCAAACAAGCATGAAACGTATGCTTGCATATTCGTCCATCGGTCAAATCGGATATGTAATTATTGGAATAATTGTTGGAGACTCAAATGATGGATATGCAAGCATGATAACTTATATGCTGTTCTATATCTCCATGAATCTAGGAACTTTTGCTTGCATTGTATTATTTGGTCTACGTACCGGAACTGATAACATTCGAGATTATGCAGGATTATACACGAAAGATCCTTTTTTGGCTCTCTCTTCAGCCCTATGTCTCTTATCCCTAGGGGGTCTTCCCCCACTAGCAGGTTTTTTCGGAAAACTCCATCTATTCTGGTGTGGATGGCAGGCAGGCCTATATTTCTTGGTTTCAATAGGACTCCTTACGAGCGTTGTTTCCATCTACTATTATCTAAAAGTAATCAAGTTATTAATGACTGGACGAAATCAAGAAATAACCCCTTACGTGCGAAATTATAAAAGATCTCCTTTAAGATCAAACAATTCCATCGAATTGAGTATGACTGTATGTGTGATAGCATCTACTATACCAGGAATATCAATGAACCCAATTCTTGCAATTGCTCAGGATACCCTCTTTTAG
- the rps7 gene encoding ribosomal protein S7, whose translation MSRRGTAEEKTAKSDPIYRNRLVNMLVNRILKHGKKSLAYQIFYRAMKKIQQKTETNPLSVLRQAICRVTPDIAVKARRVGGSTHQVPIEIGSTQGKALAIRWLLGASRKRPGRNMAFKLSSELVDAAKGSGDAIRKKEETHRMAEANRAFAHFR comes from the coding sequence ATGTCACGTCGAGGTACTGCAGAAGAAAAAACTGCAAAATCCGATCCAATTTATCGTAATCGATTAGTTAACATGTTGGTTAACCGTATTCTGAAACACGGAAAAAAATCATTGGCTTATCAAATTTTCTATCGAGCCATGAAAAAGATTCAACAAAAGACAGAAACAAATCCACTATCTGTTTTACGTCAAGCAATATGTAGAGTAACTCCCGATATAGCAGTAAAAGCAAGACGTGTAGGCGGATCGACTCATCAAGTTCCTATTGAAATAGGATCTACACAAGGAAAAGCACTTGCCATTCGTTGGTTATTAGGGGCATCCCGAAAACGTCCGGGTCGAAATATGGCTTTCAAATTAAGTTCCGAATTAGTAGATGCTGCCAAAGGGAGTGGCGATGCCATACGCAAAAAGGAGGAGACTCATAGAATGGCAGAGGCAAATAGAGCTTTTGCACATTTTCGTTAA
- the ndhF gene encoding NADH-plastoquinone oxidoreductase subunit 5: MEHTYQYAWIITFLPLPVTMSIGFGLLLIPTATKNIRRIWAFPSIFFLSIAMVFSANLSIQEINGSSIYQYLWSWTINNDFSLEFGYLIDPLSSIMSILITTVGIMVLIYSDNYMSHDQGYLRFFAYMSFFNASMLGLVTSSNLIKIYVFWELVGMCSYLLIGFWFTRPTAASACQKAFVTNRVGDFGLLLGILGFYWITGSFEFRDLFEITNNLIHNNGVSSSFATLCAFLLFLGAVAKSAQFPLHVWLPDAMEGPTPISALIHAATMVAAGIFLVARLLPLFISIPYIMNIISLIGVITVLLGATLALAQTDIKRSLAYSTMSQLGYIMLALGLGSYRAALFHLLTHAYSKALLFLGSGAIIHSMEPVVGYSPDKSQNMILMGGLKRYVPITRTTFLLGTLSICGIPPLACFWSKDEILNESWLYSPIFAIIACFTAGLTAFYMFRVYLLTFDGHLRINCKNYSSTNNSSFHSISLWGKEVPKKVDRNFLLSKIENMVFFFSKDRYKISSNLKKRRSYTFEKKYTYTSMYPHESDNTMLFPLFVLVLFTLFVGTIGIHFDYGIIYFDILSKWLTPSTNLLHPNVSYSVDWYEFFTNAIFSVSIAIFGLLIAYVLYGSVYSLFQNLEFINSFIKGGPKRIFLDKIKNRIYNWSYNCGYIDIFYTRVFTLGIRELTKLTQFFDRNIIDGIINGVVVASLFIGEGVKSTGGGRISSYLFLYLFYASIFLFIFLFFYNLF, translated from the coding sequence ATGGAACATACATATCAATATGCATGGATAATAACTTTTCTTCCACTTCCAGTTACTATGTCAATAGGATTCGGGCTTCTACTTATTCCGACAGCAACAAAAAATATTCGTCGTATATGGGCTTTTCCTAGTATTTTTTTCTTAAGTATAGCTATGGTATTTTCAGCCAATTTATCTATTCAAGAAATAAATGGAAGTTCCATCTATCAATATCTATGGTCTTGGACCATCAATAATGATTTTTCCTTAGAGTTCGGATATTTAATCGATCCACTTAGTTCGATTATGTCAATACTAATTACTACTGTTGGAATTATGGTTCTTATTTATAGTGACAATTATATGTCCCATGATCAAGGATATTTAAGATTTTTTGCTTATATGAGTTTTTTCAATGCTTCTATGTTGGGATTAGTTACCAGTTCAAATTTGATAAAAATTTATGTTTTTTGGGAACTAGTGGGAATGTGTTCTTATTTATTAATAGGATTTTGGTTCACACGACCGACTGCAGCAAGTGCTTGTCAAAAAGCTTTTGTAACTAATCGTGTAGGGGATTTTGGTTTATTATTAGGAATCTTAGGTTTTTATTGGATAACTGGTAGTTTTGAATTTCGGGATTTGTTCGAAATAACTAACAACTTGATACACAATAATGGGGTCAGTTCTTCATTTGCTACTTTGTGTGCCTTTTTATTATTCCTCGGTGCAGTTGCTAAATCCGCGCAATTCCCCCTTCATGTATGGTTACCTGATGCAATGGAAGGACCTACTCCTATCTCGGCTCTTATACACGCTGCTACGATGGTAGCAGCGGGAATTTTTCTTGTAGCTCGACTTCTTCCTCTTTTCATATCCATACCTTACATAATGAATATTATTTCTTTAATAGGTGTAATAACAGTACTATTAGGAGCTACCTTGGCTCTTGCTCAAACAGATATAAAAAGAAGTTTAGCTTATTCTACAATGTCTCAATTGGGTTATATTATGTTAGCTCTAGGTCTAGGTTCTTATCGAGCTGCTTTATTCCATTTGCTTACTCACGCCTATTCTAAAGCTTTATTATTTTTGGGATCTGGAGCCATTATCCATTCAATGGAACCTGTTGTTGGATATTCACCAGATAAAAGTCAGAATATGATTCTGATGGGCGGTTTAAAAAGATATGTTCCAATTACAAGAACTACTTTTTTATTAGGTACACTTTCTATTTGTGGTATTCCACCTCTTGCTTGTTTTTGGTCCAAAGATGAAATTCTTAATGAGAGTTGGTTGTATTCACCAATTTTTGCAATAATAGCTTGTTTCACAGCAGGATTAACTGCATTTTATATGTTTCGCGTGTATTTACTTACTTTTGATGGGCATTTGCGTATAAATTGTAAAAATTACAGTAGTACCAATAATAGCTCGTTCCATTCAATATCTTTATGGGGAAAAGAAGTTCCAAAAAAAGTTGATAGAAATTTTCTTTTATCAAAAATAGAAAATATGGTCTTCTTTTTTTCAAAGGATAGATATAAAATATCTAGTAATCTAAAAAAAAGAAGATCATATACTTTCGAAAAAAAGTACACTTATACTTCTATGTATCCTCACGAATCGGACAATACTATGCTATTCCCTCTGTTTGTTTTGGTACTATTTACTTTGTTTGTTGGAACAATAGGAATTCATTTTGATTATGGAATAATATATTTTGATATATTATCAAAATGGTTAACTCCATCGACAAATCTTTTACATCCCAATGTGAGTTATTCCGTGGATTGGTATGAATTTTTTACAAATGCAATTTTTTCGGTAAGTATAGCTATTTTTGGATTATTAATAGCATATGTTTTATATGGGTCTGTTTATTCATTGTTCCAGAATTTGGAATTCATTAATTCATTTATAAAAGGAGGTCCTAAAAGAATTTTCTTGGACAAAATAAAAAATAGAATATACAATTGGTCCTACAATTGTGGTTATATAGATATTTTTTATACTAGAGTTTTTACCTTGGGTATAAGGGAATTAACCAAACTAACTCAGTTTTTTGATAGAAATATAATTGATGGAATTATCAATGGGGTTGTTGTTGCAAGTTTATTTATAGGGGAAGGAGTTAAATCTACGGGAGGTGGACGAATTTCTTCTTATCTATTTTTGTATTTATTTTATGCATCAATATTTTTATTTATTTTTTTATTCTTTTATAATTTATTTTAA
- the rpl32 gene encoding ribosomal protein L32, with product MAVPKKRTSMSKKRIRKNIWNKKGNLAAVKAFSLAKSISTGRSKSFFVQQTNNKVVE from the coding sequence ATGGCAGTCCCCAAAAAACGTACTTCTATGTCAAAAAAACGTATTCGTAAAAATATTTGGAATAAAAAAGGAAATTTAGCTGCAGTAAAGGCTTTTTCTTTAGCAAAATCGATTTCTACCGGACGTTCAAAAAGTTTTTTTGTACAACAAACAAATAATAAAGTCGTGGAATAA